A genomic stretch from Dissulfurispira thermophila includes:
- the scpB gene encoding SMC-Scp complex subunit ScpB: protein MEESVVSVSASDNRHIQKSAIEALLFVAGEPVTINSIVKATELPESEIKKLLEELISDYRGKHSGILIVEVADGYQMVTNPDFSMWVKKFKNINQSNKLSPPALETLAIIAYKQPITKLEIEQLRGVNSDGAVKSLLDKRLIKIVGKKETPGRPFLYGTTKEFLQYFGLKNLSDLPPINDFLKDEAA, encoded by the coding sequence ATGGAAGAATCAGTGGTATCTGTATCGGCATCAGACAACAGGCATATACAAAAATCAGCCATTGAGGCACTGCTGTTCGTTGCTGGAGAGCCTGTGACAATTAACAGCATTGTCAAAGCAACAGAATTGCCCGAGTCTGAAATTAAAAAATTATTGGAAGAGCTAATATCAGATTATAGGGGAAAACATTCAGGCATACTGATAGTAGAGGTTGCAGATGGTTATCAGATGGTTACAAATCCTGATTTTTCTATGTGGGTAAAAAAATTCAAGAATATAAATCAGTCAAATAAGCTATCCCCTCCAGCACTTGAAACGCTGGCAATCATAGCTTATAAACAGCCGATAACTAAATTAGAAATAGAACAACTGCGTGGTGTAAATTCTGATGGTGCAGTTAAAAGCCTGCTGGATAAGAGACTTATCAAAATTGTCGGTAAAAAAGAAACACCGGGCAGGCCATTTCTTTACGGTACAACAAAAGAATTCCTGCAGTATTTTGGACTCAAAAATTTAAGTGATTTACCACCAATTAATGACTTTTTAAAAGATGAGGCAGCATGA
- a CDS encoding disulfide isomerase DsbC N-terminal domain-containing protein, translating to MHKFRSLVIIFIVFLFLTLTSTLTYSFSKAGCEGDCKKCHSLSTQEVNNILKKMNLSHAKTLDIRLSPVKSLWEIHIDDNGKKGIFYVDFSKKYLLPGPIIELDTGSNKTAESIQKIPIGHADVSKIPLNNALVMGNANASKKVIVFTDPD from the coding sequence ATGCATAAATTTAGATCACTTGTAATAATTTTTATTGTTTTTTTATTCTTAACTTTAACATCAACATTAACCTATTCGTTTAGCAAAGCAGGTTGTGAAGGTGATTGTAAGAAATGTCATTCTTTGAGCACACAAGAAGTTAATAACATCCTGAAGAAGATGAATCTTTCTCATGCAAAGACTCTGGATATACGGTTGAGCCCTGTGAAAAGCCTCTGGGAAATACATATAGACGATAATGGCAAAAAAGGTATCTTTTATGTGGATTTTTCAAAGAAATATCTTCTGCCAGGTCCTATTATTGAGTTAGATACAGGTTCTAATAAGACCGCAGAAAGTATCCAAAAGATTCCTATAGGCCATGCAGATGTTTCGAAAATACCGCTAAATAATGCATTGGTTATGGGTAATGCTAATGCATCCAAAAAGGTGATTGTATTTACTGATCCTGATTGA
- a CDS encoding sensor histidine kinase — translation MKADTYTSPDIVIIFLTVSIFLILLFIVVIFLPRLFKKHEIKTENADMNTLVNAFSALGNEIKSLKDQLVIKERLAALGEVSAGIAHEFRNPMGVITGYARLLLKSLDENDKRKEIVQGILKEIEDMNHIMEELLKFSKSEPIKKTDINLTKSIRDVVQDIDSSGHKIDFKCSEEVFIKGDEILLKQAIRNIIMNAVDAGNKVWIDVEREAHDMGHQAMNVEIQRDGVYINVMDNGAGIAEKDIDKIFMPFYTTKQGGIGIGLALVQKIVTEHGGNITVKSKEGEGSTFKVFLPME, via the coding sequence ATGAAAGCCGACACTTATACCTCTCCTGATATTGTTATTATTTTCCTGACAGTCTCTATTTTTCTAATATTGCTCTTTATTGTTGTGATATTTTTACCCCGCCTCTTTAAGAAGCATGAAATAAAAACAGAAAATGCGGATATGAATACTCTTGTGAATGCATTCAGTGCACTTGGAAATGAAATAAAATCCCTCAAGGACCAACTTGTGATAAAAGAAAGACTTGCTGCATTAGGAGAGGTATCAGCAGGAATAGCCCATGAATTCAGAAATCCCATGGGTGTGATAACAGGATATGCAAGACTTCTTTTAAAGAGCCTTGATGAAAATGATAAGAGAAAAGAAATTGTTCAGGGTATTCTCAAGGAAATTGAAGATATGAATCATATTATGGAAGAATTGCTTAAATTTTCAAAATCAGAACCAATAAAGAAAACTGATATAAACCTTACAAAATCTATAAGAGATGTTGTTCAGGATATTGACAGCTCAGGACATAAGATAGACTTCAAATGTAGTGAAGAGGTCTTTATAAAAGGTGATGAAATATTGTTGAAACAGGCAATAAGAAATATCATCATGAATGCTGTGGATGCAGGAAACAAAGTATGGATAGATGTAGAGCGTGAAGCACATGATATGGGGCATCAGGCAATGAATGTGGAAATTCAAAGAGATGGCGTTTATATTAATGTCATGGATAACGGGGCAGGTATTGCTGAAAAAGATATTGATAAAATATTTATGCCATTTTATACAACTAAACAAGGTGGCATAGGAATAGGCCTTGCACTTGTGCAGAAGATAGTAACAGAACATGGTGGGAATATTACTGTAAAAAGTAAAGAAGGAGAGGGCAGCACTTTCAAGGTGTTTTTGCCGATGGAGTAG
- a CDS encoding sigma-54-dependent transcriptional regulator yields the protein MQTILIVEDKKSMADMLSRTFESQGFVVKTAYNVKEGVSFLSSDLSAVVTDLKLPDGDGIEIVKTIKENYPFIPVILMTAYGSIETAVRAVKEGAYDFITKPFDPDHLLLIVKRAIDEKGMERENIILKKEFSKFLKMPEIIGVSRHWNEIMEGVKKIARLKTTVLILGESGTGKELIAKAIHYLSPRAKEPFVAVNCAAIPKDLIENEIFGHEKGAFTGAGETKIGRFELANRGTIFLDEIGDMEMPLQSKLLRVLQENEFERVGGTKTIKVDVRVIAASNKNLQREVSEGRFREDLFYRLNVFPVVIPPLRERREDIIPLACYFISQFCRDMNKNEPSISIEAERILMGHDWKGNVRELKNVIERAVILCDGETLLPEHLSFGVEMKEKIDSITSLHEVGESAAKSAEKAQIEAVLMQTKGNKSRAAEILKVSYKTLLNKIKEYDIG from the coding sequence ATGCAAACAATCCTGATAGTTGAGGACAAAAAAAGTATGGCAGATATGCTATCCAGAACCTTCGAATCCCAAGGATTTGTTGTTAAAACCGCATATAATGTCAAGGAAGGGGTGTCTTTTCTCTCATCTGACTTGAGTGCTGTAGTTACAGACCTGAAATTGCCTGATGGAGACGGCATAGAGATTGTGAAGACAATAAAGGAAAATTATCCATTTATACCTGTGATTCTAATGACTGCATATGGAAGCATAGAAACTGCTGTAAGAGCAGTAAAAGAAGGTGCTTATGATTTTATTACAAAGCCATTTGATCCTGACCATCTTTTGTTGATAGTCAAAAGGGCAATAGACGAAAAAGGCATGGAGCGGGAAAACATTATACTAAAAAAAGAGTTTTCAAAGTTTCTCAAAATGCCAGAGATAATAGGGGTGAGCAGACACTGGAATGAGATAATGGAAGGGGTGAAAAAGATTGCCCGACTTAAGACCACTGTGTTGATACTTGGAGAGAGTGGAACAGGAAAAGAGCTTATAGCAAAAGCAATACACTACCTAAGCCCAAGGGCAAAAGAACCTTTTGTTGCTGTTAATTGTGCAGCGATTCCAAAGGACTTGATAGAGAATGAAATCTTCGGGCATGAAAAAGGTGCATTTACAGGTGCAGGTGAAACAAAGATAGGGAGATTTGAGCTTGCAAATAGAGGAACTATTTTCCTTGATGAAATAGGGGATATGGAAATGCCCTTACAGTCAAAGCTTTTGAGAGTGCTGCAGGAGAATGAATTTGAAAGAGTGGGTGGGACAAAGACAATAAAGGTTGATGTAAGAGTTATTGCAGCGAGCAATAAAAATCTTCAGAGAGAGGTTTCCGAGGGACGTTTTAGGGAAGACCTGTTTTATAGACTGAATGTGTTTCCAGTAGTTATACCGCCATTAAGGGAGAGGAGAGAAGACATTATTCCTCTTGCATGCTATTTTATTTCACAGTTTTGTCGGGATATGAATAAAAACGAGCCTTCTATTTCTATAGAGGCAGAGAGAATTCTCATGGGACATGACTGGAAAGGCAATGTAAGGGAACTAAAGAATGTGATAGAGAGGGCTGTTATCCTGTGCGATGGCGAAACCCTTTTACCCGAACATCTGAGTTTTGGTGTGGAAATGAAAGAGAAGATTGATTCAATTACTTCACTACATGAGGTTGGTGAGTCCGCAGCAAAATCTGCTGAAAAGGCACAAATAGAGGCTGTCTTGATGCAAACAAAAGGAAATAAGAGCAGGGCAGCAGAAATCTTGAAGGTCAGTTATAAGACGCTTTTGAACAAGATAAAGGAATATGACATTGGCTGA
- a CDS encoding GspH/FimT family protein: MKRIGQKGYSLVEALVVIAIIAIVAAIAIPNLQRYAANSRLKNAARDIMGDIFLCRERAISENVQYRIQFNITNNSYTIEQPAGTVIQTKSPSSFADNIRLIQNIPTACYAGASTTFNVTTVDFQTRGTMNPTTGTILLTNNRGSTATITYNITGRTHVCFLMQ; encoded by the coding sequence ATGAAAAGAATAGGGCAAAAAGGCTATTCACTTGTTGAGGCGTTGGTGGTTATTGCAATTATAGCAATTGTGGCTGCGATTGCAATACCAAATCTCCAGAGATATGCTGCTAATTCAAGGCTGAAAAACGCAGCGAGGGACATTATGGGTGATATTTTTCTTTGTAGAGAAAGGGCGATATCTGAGAATGTACAATACAGAATACAATTCAATATAACTAACAATAGCTACACAATCGAACAACCTGCAGGCACAGTTATTCAAACAAAGAGTCCCTCGAGTTTTGCTGATAATATTAGGCTTATACAAAATATTCCAACTGCATGCTATGCAGGTGCGAGCACTACTTTTAATGTTACAACGGTTGACTTTCAGACACGAGGGACAATGAATCCAACAACCGGCACAATATTGTTAACAAATAATCGAGGGTCAACAGCCACTATAACTTATAACATAACAGGGAGAACACATGTGTGCTTTCTTATGCAATAA
- a CDS encoding type IV pilus modification PilV family protein encodes MCAFLCNKNGWRGNSGLSMIEVLIALFLTMIGVMALISMQTQGWLLSGKSDYLGRAAEILHKELETKEALIMNPCNIVTVGTFNKNIFASGSAGGAGAGDATLSIQTTITLITTNTWRLTIRVTWPGNNAGIRESLIVTRQEYFRSPAGCADNSQALNWGVL; translated from the coding sequence ATGTGTGCTTTCTTATGCAATAAAAATGGATGGAGAGGCAACAGTGGTTTGAGTATGATAGAGGTACTTATAGCACTATTTCTGACTATGATTGGCGTTATGGCACTTATCTCTATGCAGACTCAGGGATGGTTATTATCAGGCAAGTCTGATTATCTGGGTAGGGCAGCAGAGATTTTGCATAAAGAATTAGAGACAAAAGAGGCATTAATAATGAATCCATGCAATATAGTTACAGTGGGGACATTTAATAAGAATATTTTTGCAAGTGGTTCTGCTGGAGGAGCAGGTGCAGGAGATGCAACACTTTCTATTCAGACTACTATTACTTTAATCACCACTAACACATGGCGATTAACTATCAGAGTTACATGGCCCGGTAATAATGCAGGAATAAGAGAGAGCCTCATAGTAACAAGGCAGGAATATTTCAGGTCTCCTGCAGGTTGTGCTGATAATTCACAGGCACTGAATTGGGGTGTATTATGA
- a CDS encoding PilW family protein, with product MNIKNSLRITYCSLLNKRGFTLVEILFAVTIGLLLLSAIYIAVNSGQRSSVAIEAKTAAQQDVRAALDLMAMEIGMASYNPTFASNDFIWSDLSTTSGQGCGVNASVTNPTWKGIVEASSTSLTVEADINGDGVVGSTNEPNEVIRYVYVITGGEQYITRCSCCTTSTNGSGGQPFLGDLSTSGRPRGVRVVNNVNNMPIFRYFDGNGVEIFPDANPSVIPNIRRIDITIAVDTDSIDPNTGQRRRMIYSTSVIPRNHAISQ from the coding sequence ATGAATATAAAAAACTCGCTGCGCATTACATATTGCTCGTTACTTAACAAAAGAGGCTTTACTCTTGTAGAAATACTATTTGCTGTGACAATTGGTTTACTCTTGTTGAGTGCCATTTATATAGCAGTCAATTCAGGACAGAGGTCATCTGTTGCCATAGAGGCAAAGACTGCTGCACAGCAAGATGTGAGGGCAGCACTTGATTTGATGGCAATGGAGATAGGCATGGCATCATATAATCCAACATTTGCTTCAAATGACTTTATATGGTCAGACCTTTCTACTACATCGGGTCAAGGCTGTGGTGTAAATGCTTCAGTAACAAACCCAACATGGAAGGGAATTGTTGAGGCATCTTCTACTTCACTTACAGTTGAAGCTGACATCAATGGAGACGGTGTTGTGGGGAGCACTAATGAACCAAATGAAGTTATAAGATATGTATATGTAATAACTGGAGGCGAGCAATATATCACAAGATGTTCTTGTTGTACTACATCTACGAATGGATCTGGTGGACAGCCTTTCTTAGGAGATTTAAGCACATCTGGAAGACCAAGGGGAGTGAGGGTTGTAAATAATGTTAACAACATGCCAATTTTTCGATATTTTGATGGTAACGGTGTAGAGATATTTCCCGATGCGAATCCGTCAGTTATTCCAAATATTCGGCGCATAGATATAACCATTGCAGTTGACACAGATAGCATTGACCCAAACACAGGGCAGAGGAGAAGGATGATTTATTCAACAAGCGTTATACCGAGAAATCATGCAATCAGTCAATAA
- a CDS encoding pilus assembly protein, with amino-acid sequence MFKIKMINAVFLFVIILCLIFSGNVYSDETALFTTVAPDAIIVLDLSGSMNWNPAGGTATSTSLPCTSSSCSRLAIAKTAIFNILDDNNNGTINSSDESSLNIRIGYMRFRDGNDTGGNYASGYIRLIWGIGSRYSRIYCNNATSCTITTNAGESSSATWISGERANGGTPLASALNEAKLYLDANKASDSAGACRQKFVILITDGADTYACSGDGSENQSDMYKRRRETVAKAKALADAGYKVFVIGFGADMPTCLKRTLNWAAYYGGTDNPLQANSGSTSGYNIPEGSLYPSGVSSCSTDSTSVSSNICGKGGGTGDRVANSNDPATAPLDGYAFLATNADELTTALRQAVNIIREANYAFSAGAVASTRTQDENHIYEASFQPVNNDPFWLGHLKKYTINADGSVGSAVWDAGTQLQAKSAASRNIYTYKSGSMVVFNTANITTTDLGVSTSAERDAIVGYIRGETTYNQDNWKLGDIFRSNPVLIGTPLTYFSDFRDVNNAFSTFRTNNQRTSSNGLMIAAAGANDGQFHAFKTSDGSEAWSFIPPNLLPKLKLIAHTTHPTGLTHQYFVDGPVTYADVWLGTGDGTSKSANDWKTLVVFAEGRGAISYLWSSSDSCDSGFNSTYTSTYKYYCGYHALDVTNTLSPLYNWNIVPSSTNAPYLGEPWSKMSIGRVKISGNEKWVGFIGGGYNASDCAGGGSCDTRGKGFYVIDMSDGSVLWSYTRANNSSMNYSLPAPPAALDTDNDGFIDTVYIGDLGGNMWRFKLCSSSDNSSCNTSTWTSRAGFLFQASSGVIRPIYTKAVAAKDVSGNMWVYWGTGDKTDPTSSSAQEKFYALKDGGDSYSINDMENLTASGSTYSGVKQGWYINLAGSGEKILAEPAVFGGVVYFTTYTPATGGNVCEQAGTPKLYAVGYTSGAGALTGGTRATTLPGVGIPSAPIISLRPDSGTPDLYVTTSGGAGTDANTGKPPGVNPQGLSQTRNIKYWRDRRLQ; translated from the coding sequence ATGTTTAAGATTAAGATGATAAATGCAGTTTTTTTATTTGTCATAATTCTCTGTCTTATTTTTTCAGGGAATGTTTATTCTGATGAGACTGCACTTTTTACAACTGTTGCACCTGATGCGATTATAGTCCTTGATTTATCCGGCAGCATGAACTGGAATCCTGCTGGAGGCACTGCTACCTCTACAAGCCTGCCATGCACAAGTTCATCATGCAGCCGTCTTGCTATTGCAAAAACAGCGATTTTTAATATATTGGATGACAACAACAACGGCACTATAAATAGCAGTGATGAAAGCAGCCTTAATATAAGAATCGGATATATGAGATTCAGAGATGGAAACGATACAGGTGGTAATTATGCAAGCGGCTATATTCGATTGATATGGGGAATTGGTTCGAGATATAGTCGTATATACTGTAATAACGCAACGAGTTGTACAATTACCACTAATGCAGGGGAAAGCAGCAGCGCCACATGGATAAGCGGTGAAAGGGCAAATGGAGGAACACCCCTTGCATCTGCATTAAATGAAGCAAAGCTTTATCTCGATGCCAATAAGGCATCTGATTCTGCCGGAGCCTGCAGACAGAAATTTGTCATACTTATTACAGATGGTGCAGATACCTATGCATGCAGCGGGGATGGTTCAGAAAATCAATCCGATATGTACAAAAGGAGAAGGGAGACAGTTGCAAAGGCAAAGGCACTGGCAGATGCTGGATATAAGGTCTTTGTAATCGGTTTTGGCGCAGATATGCCCACCTGTCTCAAAAGGACACTTAACTGGGCGGCTTATTATGGTGGTACTGATAATCCACTTCAGGCAAATTCTGGGAGCACAAGTGGATATAATATTCCTGAGGGCAGTCTTTATCCATCTGGCGTATCAAGCTGTTCTACAGATTCAACGAGTGTTAGCAGCAACATATGTGGTAAGGGTGGGGGAACTGGTGATAGAGTGGCAAACTCCAATGACCCTGCTACTGCTCCACTTGATGGATATGCCTTTTTAGCAACAAATGCTGATGAATTAACTACTGCTTTGCGACAGGCAGTAAATATTATTAGAGAGGCAAACTATGCATTTTCAGCAGGAGCAGTTGCATCAACACGGACACAGGATGAGAATCATATTTATGAGGCATCGTTTCAGCCTGTTAATAACGATCCATTCTGGCTTGGACATTTAAAGAAATATACCATAAATGCTGATGGCAGTGTTGGCAGTGCTGTATGGGATGCTGGAACTCAGCTACAGGCAAAGTCCGCTGCAAGCAGGAATATTTACACATATAAATCAGGCTCAATGGTAGTCTTTAATACAGCCAATATCACAACAACAGATCTTGGGGTTTCAACTTCTGCAGAAAGGGATGCTATTGTTGGATATATCAGAGGTGAAACTACATATAATCAAGATAACTGGAAACTTGGTGATATATTTCGTTCAAATCCTGTTTTAATAGGAACCCCGCTAACATATTTCAGTGACTTCAGGGATGTAAATAATGCCTTTTCCACATTCAGGACAAATAATCAAAGGACATCTTCAAATGGATTGATGATTGCTGCTGCGGGTGCAAATGATGGGCAGTTCCATGCCTTTAAGACATCAGACGGATCAGAGGCATGGAGCTTTATACCACCTAATCTTTTGCCAAAATTAAAACTGATAGCACACACTACCCATCCAACAGGACTTACACATCAGTATTTTGTTGATGGTCCTGTGACATATGCTGATGTGTGGCTCGGCACAGGTGATGGAACCAGCAAGAGTGCTAACGACTGGAAGACCCTTGTTGTATTTGCAGAGGGCAGAGGTGCTATTTCATATTTATGGAGTTCATCGGACTCATGCGACTCTGGATTTAACTCGACATATACATCAACATACAAATATTATTGCGGGTATCATGCACTGGATGTTACGAATACATTGAGTCCATTATACAACTGGAATATTGTTCCGTCTTCAACAAATGCCCCATATTTAGGCGAGCCGTGGAGCAAGATGTCCATAGGAAGAGTAAAGATCAGTGGCAACGAGAAATGGGTTGGTTTTATCGGAGGTGGTTATAATGCGTCTGACTGTGCAGGTGGTGGAAGTTGTGATACAAGAGGAAAGGGATTTTATGTAATAGATATGAGTGATGGAAGTGTCTTATGGAGCTATACAAGGGCTAATAATTCAAGCATGAATTACAGTCTCCCAGCACCACCTGCTGCATTGGATACAGACAATGATGGATTTATTGATACAGTTTATATTGGAGATTTAGGTGGGAATATGTGGAGATTTAAACTTTGCTCATCAAGTGATAATAGCTCATGCAATACTTCAACATGGACATCGAGAGCAGGATTTCTGTTTCAGGCATCTTCAGGTGTAATAAGACCTATTTATACAAAGGCTGTTGCTGCAAAAGACGTGAGTGGTAACATGTGGGTGTACTGGGGCACAGGTGATAAAACTGACCCTACATCATCATCAGCACAGGAAAAGTTTTATGCCTTAAAAGATGGTGGAGATAGCTATAGTATTAATGACATGGAAAATTTGACTGCATCTGGAAGCACATATAGCGGCGTTAAACAGGGCTGGTATATAAATCTTGCTGGAAGCGGTGAAAAGATACTGGCAGAACCTGCTGTTTTTGGTGGTGTTGTTTATTTTACTACTTACACACCTGCTACAGGGGGAAACGTATGTGAGCAGGCAGGAACTCCAAAACTTTATGCAGTAGGCTATACAAGTGGCGCTGGAGCATTAACAGGTGGTACAAGGGCTACTACACTGCCCGGCGTAGGCATACCCTCTGCTCCAATTATTTCACTGAGACCTGATTCCGGAACACCTGACCTTTATGTAACTACAAGTGGAGGTGCAGGGACAGATGCAAATACAGGGAAACCGCCAGGTGTTAATCCACAAGGACTTTCACAGACGAGAAATATAAAATACTGGAGAGATAGGAGATTACAATAA
- a CDS encoding Ig domain-containing protein: MSTTKIKKTKKQRQGYVYILLGIIALSLLFYLFLRKPVDKKMSVGEPPKSSPSILEIIAGKDTGKGMPARVLEEIKPSIIKSVRFTPEDPNILDSIKAEVSTDYDHGNIIYEYLWEINNKLVTDIKGDTLPAGIFKKGDAIRVFVTPFVDGIKGHTYESRFVVIHSAPPSLDLIETKQKLNNTIELQLVSKDPDNDKVTFSLEEPVIKGMSIDKETGKIIYKPEKKEKGTYKFRASATDIDGAKITKTFEFKID, encoded by the coding sequence TTGTCTACAACAAAAATAAAGAAGACAAAGAAACAAAGGCAAGGTTATGTCTATATATTGCTTGGTATTATAGCTCTATCCCTGCTTTTTTATCTTTTTTTACGAAAACCTGTTGACAAAAAAATGAGTGTAGGAGAACCTCCTAAATCTTCTCCGTCTATTTTAGAGATAATTGCAGGAAAAGATACTGGTAAAGGTATGCCTGCACGCGTTTTAGAAGAGATAAAACCTTCTATTATAAAATCCGTAAGATTTACTCCTGAAGATCCTAATATTCTTGACAGCATAAAGGCAGAGGTATCAACTGACTACGATCATGGAAATATTATTTATGAATATCTGTGGGAAATAAATAATAAACTTGTGACAGATATTAAAGGTGATACTTTACCAGCGGGAATATTTAAAAAAGGCGATGCCATCAGGGTTTTTGTTACACCTTTTGTAGATGGGATTAAAGGGCATACTTACGAAAGCAGATTTGTAGTCATTCATAGCGCTCCGCCATCTCTGGACTTGATAGAAACAAAGCAGAAACTGAATAATACAATTGAACTACAACTCGTAAGTAAAGATCCAGACAATGATAAAGTGACTTTCTCTCTTGAAGAACCAGTGATCAAAGGAATGAGCATTGATAAAGAAACAGGTAAAATAATATATAAACCTGAAAAGAAAGAAAAAGGAACTTACAAATTCAGGGCATCAGCTACTGATATAGACGGAGCAAAGATAACAAAGACTTTTGAATTCAAGATAGATTGA
- a CDS encoding lytic transglycosylase domain-containing protein, whose protein sequence is MIILLVIMFVLFSGLESGADIYKYMANDGTICFTNVPMDRNGSIVMKEKRSYQKSNRDYSNVYVDKESFHNIAEEKARRHNIDPRLVKAVIKVESNWNPNAVSPKGAQGLMQLMPSTASIMGINDPFNPDANIEGGVRYLKYLLRKFNGNISLALAAYNAGPKLVERIKSVPPIPETITYVKQVINYYLRSNGSIVNTDFPEIKSREVKRDPRIQKIVLKNGTVLFTNSYFVILYE, encoded by the coding sequence ATGATTATTTTATTGGTCATAATGTTTGTATTATTTTCAGGATTAGAATCAGGTGCCGATATTTATAAATATATGGCGAACGACGGGACAATATGTTTCACCAATGTGCCGATGGACAGAAATGGCAGTATTGTGATGAAAGAAAAAAGGTCTTATCAAAAATCTAATAGAGACTACAGTAATGTTTATGTTGATAAAGAAAGTTTTCATAATATTGCAGAAGAAAAAGCGAGGCGGCATAATATCGACCCGCGGCTTGTAAAGGCTGTAATAAAGGTTGAATCCAATTGGAATCCTAATGCTGTCTCTCCAAAAGGTGCACAAGGTCTTATGCAATTGATGCCTTCAACTGCGTCTATTATGGGTATCAATGATCCATTTAATCCTGATGCAAATATAGAGGGTGGAGTGCGATATCTTAAATACTTACTTCGTAAGTTTAATGGTAATATTAGTCTTGCACTTGCTGCATACAATGCAGGACCAAAGCTAGTGGAGAGAATAAAAAGCGTACCACCTATTCCTGAAACTATTACATATGTTAAACAGGTTATTAATTACTACTTGAGAAGCAATGGATCAATAGTAAATACAGATTTTCCTGAAATAAAAAGCAGGGAAGTAAAAAGAGATCCAAGAATTCAAAAAATAGTGTTAAAAAATGGCACGGTGCTTTTTACCAATTCATATTTTGTTATTTTATACGAATAA